Proteins encoded in a region of the Amyelois transitella isolate CPQ chromosome 9, ilAmyTran1.1, whole genome shotgun sequence genome:
- the LOC106132482 gene encoding flexible cuticle protein 12 — protein MRTCIVFALCVAVATAAAITDSKDAVILRSDLENIGVDGFQWAYETSDGKSAQEQGQLKNVGSENEALEVRGQFAYTAPDGQVYTVTYVANELGFQPQGAHIPKSA, from the exons ATGAGAACC TGCATCGTCTTCGCTCTTTGCGTGGCCGTGGCCACCGCAGCCGCCATCACCGACTCCAAGGATGCCGTCATCCTTCGCAGCGACCTGGAGAACATCGGCGTCGATGGGTTCCAGTGGGC atACGAGACTAGCGACGGCAAATCGGCGCAAGAGCAGGGACAATTGAAGAACGTTGGCTCAGAAAATGAAGCTTTAGAAGTCCGCGGTCAGTTTGCCTACACCGCCCCTGACGGCCAGGTCTACACCGTCACGTACGTCGCCAACGAGCTGGGCTTCCAGCCCCAGGGTGCTCATATCCCGAAGTCTGCCTAA
- the LOC106132481 gene encoding flexible cuticle protein 12 — MKSFFVVAMLVAAALAAPQRGPDADAQVLRYESDNIGVDGYNYGFETSNGISQQEQGQLKNAGSENEAISVRGQYSYTGPDGVVYSVTYVADENGFQPQGAHLPVAP; from the exons atgaaATCG ttcTTCGTTGTCGCTATGCTCGTGGCCGCCGCCCTCGCCGCCCCCCAGCGTGGTCCTGATGCTGACGCCCAGGTCCTCAGATACGAGAGCGACAATATCGGAGTTGATGGATACAATTACGG ATTCGAGACCTCCAACGGGATCTCACAGCAGGAACAGGGACAGCTGAAGAACGCCGGCAGTGAAAACGAGGCTATCTCCGTCCGCGGCCAGTACTCCTACACCGGCCCCGACGGCGTCGTCTACTCAGTCACTTACGTCGCTGACGAGAACGGCTTCCAGCCCCAGGGTGCCCATTTGCCCGTCGCCCCCTAA